The Sediminispirochaeta smaragdinae DSM 11293 genome has a segment encoding these proteins:
- a CDS encoding carbohydrate ABC transporter permease has product MIESKDKKLSFFILLLPALLIYLSIIIFPIGVSTLLSFTKWKNFALVGFIGMKNYISIFTDPEFLQALWHNIQIMLISILGQIPLGIVLAYLLYRKLVRATRFFEMMIFLPITISAVVVALLWNRIFSPVGIFTICMRMITDNPDYVVTIFESPQWAMIPILFVLLWMHTSLYMVMFLANMQRIPQSVIEAAKIDGASESTILTRIVIPALVNVIFTSSIFAISGSLKSFDLVYAMTGGGPVNYTSVMSIYLYKHTFTYNNYGYGSAVSVIIVILSVGLITLSRSLYGRYQKKYE; this is encoded by the coding sequence ATGATCGAGTCGAAAGATAAAAAACTTAGCTTCTTTATTCTACTTTTACCCGCATTGTTGATTTACCTGTCGATCATTATCTTCCCGATAGGTGTCAGCACACTGCTTTCGTTTACCAAATGGAAGAACTTCGCCCTTGTGGGGTTTATCGGGATGAAAAATTACATCTCGATTTTTACCGATCCGGAGTTTCTCCAGGCTCTTTGGCACAATATTCAGATCATGTTGATCTCGATTTTGGGGCAAATTCCCCTTGGAATCGTACTTGCCTATCTGCTCTATCGCAAGCTGGTCAGGGCCACCCGTTTTTTCGAGATGATGATATTTCTTCCCATAACCATTTCCGCCGTTGTCGTCGCACTCTTGTGGAACCGAATTTTCTCCCCGGTGGGTATCTTTACCATTTGTATGAGGATGATCACCGACAATCCTGACTATGTGGTGACCATATTCGAGAGTCCCCAATGGGCCATGATTCCGATTCTTTTTGTGCTTCTGTGGATGCATACCAGCCTGTATATGGTCATGTTTCTGGCCAATATGCAAAGAATTCCCCAATCGGTTATCGAAGCGGCCAAGATCGACGGGGCATCGGAATCGACGATTCTTACCAGAATTGTTATCCCTGCCCTGGTCAATGTAATTTTCACCAGTTCGATTTTTGCCATCTCCGGAAGCTTGAAAAGCTTTGATCTTGTCTATGCCATGACAGGGGGAGGGCCGGTGAATTATACCAGTGTTATGTCGATCTACCTCTATAAACACACCTTCACCTACAACAACTACGGTTATGGAAGCGCCGTTTCCGTGATCATTGTGATTCTGAGTGTGGGCTTGATCACACTCTCCCGCTCGCTCTACGGCCGATACCAGAAAAAATACGAATAG
- a CDS encoding IMP dehydrogenase: MAKILEDISRTFDEYLILPGLTTKEHLPSNVSLRVPAAKFRPEKEEPARYLEIPFSSAAMQSVSGSDLAIALARKGGCSFIFCSQPIEEQAAMVRKVKEHKAGFVDSDSNISPDDPLSEAIAISKRTGHSTIAVTEDGGRHSRLLGILTDKDYWEFKDDPDRPVKDYFTPLKRLVWAPEGVSLEEATGILHREKKECLPIIDKNGNLASLVFRKDYFDHKANPYELTDNRKRLFVGAALNTHDYLERAEALIAAEADLFCFDSSDGYSEWQVAAAKELRARYGRSIVLGGGNVVSGDGFRYLVEEGDLDFVKIGIGGGSICITREQKGIGRGQASAVVEVAAERDRYFEETGIYVPICSDGGLNNDTNIIMALALGADFVMMGKYFAMAEESPTQKLNYRGMLYKPYWGEGSVRARNWQRYKDEEGGGMLFEEGVDAYVPYGGPLSEKMDTTLAKLRASMCNIGVLSLDELHRQAQVVRVSSMTLVESGTTRVEQFDRMRTEQ; encoded by the coding sequence ATGGCAAAAATCCTGGAAGATATTTCCAGAACCTTTGACGAATACCTGATTCTTCCCGGGCTGACAACGAAGGAGCATCTTCCTTCCAATGTTTCTTTGAGAGTTCCCGCGGCAAAGTTTCGTCCGGAAAAAGAGGAACCGGCACGATATCTTGAAATCCCCTTCAGCAGTGCGGCCATGCAGTCCGTCTCCGGTTCCGATCTTGCCATCGCCCTTGCCCGAAAGGGTGGTTGTTCCTTTATCTTCTGCAGCCAGCCCATCGAAGAACAGGCGGCGATGGTTCGAAAGGTCAAAGAGCATAAGGCAGGTTTTGTAGATTCCGATTCAAATATTTCTCCCGATGATCCTCTTTCCGAGGCAATTGCCATCAGCAAGAGGACCGGTCACTCCACCATCGCCGTTACCGAGGATGGTGGGCGCCATTCCAGACTCCTTGGTATTCTGACCGACAAGGATTATTGGGAATTCAAGGATGATCCCGATCGTCCTGTCAAAGATTATTTCACCCCGCTAAAGCGACTGGTCTGGGCTCCTGAAGGGGTGTCCCTTGAAGAGGCTACGGGGATCCTTCATCGGGAAAAGAAGGAGTGTCTGCCGATTATCGACAAAAACGGTAATCTTGCTTCTCTTGTTTTTCGCAAGGATTATTTCGACCACAAGGCAAACCCCTACGAACTTACCGATAATCGCAAGCGTCTCTTTGTCGGAGCCGCCCTGAATACCCACGATTATCTGGAACGGGCCGAGGCACTCATTGCTGCGGAGGCCGATCTTTTCTGCTTCGATTCTTCCGATGGCTATTCGGAATGGCAGGTTGCTGCGGCCAAGGAGCTGCGTGCCCGTTACGGTCGTTCCATCGTCCTCGGCGGTGGAAATGTCGTTTCGGGAGACGGATTCCGCTACCTGGTTGAAGAGGGAGATCTTGATTTTGTCAAGATAGGAATCGGTGGCGGATCGATCTGTATCACCAGAGAGCAGAAAGGGATCGGAAGAGGACAGGCCTCCGCCGTTGTCGAGGTTGCGGCCGAACGTGATCGCTATTTTGAGGAGACCGGTATCTACGTTCCGATCTGTTCCGACGGCGGACTTAATAACGATACCAATATCATTATGGCTCTTGCCCTTGGTGCGGATTTCGTCATGATGGGCAAATATTTTGCCATGGCCGAGGAAAGTCCTACCCAGAAGCTCAACTATCGTGGAATGCTGTATAAACCCTACTGGGGTGAGGGCTCGGTTCGAGCAAGAAACTGGCAGCGCTATAAGGACGAAGAGGGTGGCGGCATGCTCTTCGAGGAAGGTGTTGACGCTTACGTTCCTTATGGCGGCCCTTTGAGCGAAAAAATGGATACAACTTTAGCGAAATTGCGCGCTTCGATGTGCAATATCGGTGTACTTTCGCTGGACGAACTTCATCGTCAGGCACAGGTGGTTCGTGTTTCTTCAATGACGCTGGTCGAGAGCGGTACCACTAGGGTAGAACAGTTCGACAGGATGCGTACCGAGCAGTAA
- a CDS encoding M81 family metallopeptidase, translated as MRKILVAGIHHESNTFNPILTGKEDFSVQRGDELFSFLNDSDSVSGIVRTLQAAGYEVVPALVARAVPNGVVQKQLYLDLKRELLQRAEASGPYDGIALSLHGSMRVEEIGEAEGDLLRDLRVLFPTLPITASLDMHATITDAMLDGLDAFTGYKQAPHTDCFETGEHAATMLIEILEKGTLPSIAWCKLPLLIAGEKSETSVEPMHELIDLLREYETRKEVMAASYLLGFPWADCRENGVSAVVVTRNGREQAGRLAEELADAFWQRREQFKFHTVTREEDEAIALACQATTEVEGPVYLSDSGDNPTAGSSADCTGFLKKVLASSCLASLKKPVVYAGIYDPAATCACFAAGLGGKVDMSVGAAFDRKTSAPLPISGKVRSLVSGWERFAADMAMVRVGHVDLILVSKHIGFITPDMFTALGCEAEDYSVVVVKLGYLTAYHKVRAKRSIMALSKGSSNELLESLPYKNLSRPIFPLDRELNYRPKAVCKEGRKRK; from the coding sequence ATGCGTAAGATATTGGTGGCGGGAATCCATCACGAATCAAATACCTTTAATCCGATCCTTACCGGGAAAGAAGATTTTTCCGTGCAGCGGGGGGATGAACTTTTTTCTTTTTTGAACGACAGCGACAGCGTCAGCGGGATCGTCAGGACGCTTCAGGCGGCCGGCTATGAGGTAGTTCCCGCGCTTGTGGCCCGGGCCGTTCCCAACGGTGTGGTCCAGAAACAGTTGTACCTCGATCTGAAGCGGGAGCTCTTGCAGCGTGCCGAGGCCTCAGGCCCCTACGACGGCATAGCACTCTCCCTTCATGGTTCCATGCGGGTGGAGGAGATCGGGGAGGCCGAAGGTGATTTGTTGCGGGACCTCCGTGTCCTTTTTCCCACGCTTCCGATCACGGCCTCTCTTGACATGCATGCCACCATCACCGATGCCATGCTGGATGGGCTCGATGCCTTTACCGGCTACAAGCAGGCACCCCATACCGATTGTTTCGAGACTGGCGAGCATGCGGCAACCATGTTGATCGAAATTCTGGAAAAGGGAACCCTTCCCTCCATTGCCTGGTGTAAGCTCCCCCTCCTCATCGCAGGAGAAAAGAGCGAGACCAGTGTGGAGCCGATGCATGAGCTCATCGATCTCCTGCGCGAGTATGAAACCCGCAAGGAGGTGATGGCGGCCTCGTATCTTCTCGGGTTTCCCTGGGCCGATTGCCGGGAGAACGGGGTTTCCGCGGTTGTCGTTACAAGGAACGGCAGGGAGCAGGCGGGAAGACTTGCCGAGGAATTGGCAGATGCCTTTTGGCAACGCCGGGAGCAGTTCAAATTCCATACCGTCACCCGGGAAGAAGACGAAGCGATTGCCCTTGCCTGTCAGGCGACGACGGAAGTGGAGGGGCCTGTCTATCTTTCCGATTCGGGAGACAACCCGACCGCCGGATCCTCTGCAGATTGTACCGGCTTTCTCAAAAAGGTACTTGCAAGCAGCTGTCTTGCCTCGCTGAAAAAGCCCGTGGTCTATGCCGGAATCTACGATCCGGCGGCCACCTGCGCCTGCTTTGCCGCCGGCCTAGGCGGCAAAGTCGATATGAGCGTCGGCGCCGCTTTCGATCGAAAGACAAGTGCCCCGCTTCCCATATCCGGAAAGGTCCGTTCTCTGGTCTCCGGTTGGGAGCGCTTTGCTGCGGACATGGCCATGGTACGCGTCGGCCATGTCGACCTAATCCTCGTTTCGAAGCACATCGGTTTCATCACGCCGGATATGTTTACCGCCTTGGGATGTGAGGCGGAAGATTATAGCGTTGTGGTTGTAAAGCTGGGCTATCTCACCGCATACCACAAGGTAAGGGCGAAGCGGTCGATCATGGCCCTGAGCAAAGGCAGCAGCAACGAACTTCTTGAAAGCCTGCCCTACAAGAACCTTTCCCGGCCAATCTTTCCCCTCGACCGGGAGCTAAACTATAGACCGAAGGCTGTTTGCAAGGAAGGTCGGAAACGGAAATAA
- a CDS encoding carbohydrate ABC transporter permease: MPKLNRDISAGWRLFAYVFLIFFTLITLMPLLWMLYSSFKLQGEIMMYPLSLPKEPTFKNYRDAWSIGHMGIAAINSILYTGIGTFFTVLFSLAAGFALTKFNYASAKWYYAAFTLGLLITVNSVIAPLFIMETRMGLYDTRIGVILPYIAFGLPMAVLLATSYIRGIPDSLIEAAVIDGASYIQIFLKVIIIVSTPVMATITVLTFLRNWNEFILVFILTSGEHMRSLPVSINAFAGRLNVNYGMQFAALVIGTIPMILFYIGAHNMVIKGFGEGALKE; the protein is encoded by the coding sequence ATGCCGAAACTTAACCGGGATATTTCCGCCGGATGGCGCTTGTTCGCATATGTTTTTTTGATCTTCTTTACGCTTATTACGCTTATGCCTCTCCTCTGGATGCTCTATTCCTCCTTTAAACTTCAGGGAGAGATCATGATGTACCCCCTCTCCCTTCCCAAGGAACCGACGTTTAAAAACTATCGGGATGCCTGGAGTATCGGCCATATGGGAATTGCCGCAATCAACAGCATCCTCTACACGGGTATAGGAACCTTTTTCACCGTTCTCTTTTCCCTTGCGGCGGGATTTGCCCTGACGAAGTTCAACTATGCTTCGGCAAAGTGGTATTACGCCGCCTTCACCCTGGGGCTTTTGATTACGGTGAATTCGGTTATCGCACCGCTTTTTATCATGGAAACACGTATGGGACTCTACGATACCAGAATCGGTGTGATTCTGCCCTATATCGCCTTTGGGCTCCCCATGGCCGTACTTCTTGCCACCTCCTACATCCGGGGGATTCCAGATTCCTTGATCGAGGCGGCGGTGATCGACGGAGCCAGTTACATCCAGATTTTTCTCAAAGTGATCATTATTGTATCGACACCGGTGATGGCGACCATTACCGTTCTCACCTTTCTTCGCAACTGGAATGAATTTATCCTTGTGTTTATTCTCACCAGCGGCGAGCATATGCGAAGTCTTCCCGTATCGATCAATGCCTTTGCGGGAAGGCTCAACGTGAACTACGGCATGCAGTTTGCCGCCTTGGTCATCGGCACGATTCCCATGATTCTCTTTTACATCGGGGCACATAATATGGTTATCAAGGGTTTTGGCGAAGGTGCACTCAAGGAATAG
- a CDS encoding ROK family transcriptional regulator produces the protein MKIVGNSKYQKAANGSLILNYLRKQGGTSRSRIAEELGLQPSTVTYIMNRLLQAGLVRESSGIGGNGSGRKAIRIELNNDYGTVIGLDLQADYYNAVVTDIGGRVVGSFHREYDGEAKTFERRFASVLKEVRESVRGEGPVLGAGVAIPGVVDPSGPIIEECWTHNLQHHNLGPFLEENFSFPIVVENDANCCAWKNLWYEGSGDHDSFIYLLPRFHRSELLPENYPSVGIGMGLVYNGEIYQGFTHRAGEYRSLFFRQEEKVPGQLSLSLAEMRLVASDRTVRRKLVVELLGTLILIMHITNPRALFIGGDLAGEQDLVAGVLEGEFAPQWRRLSANGVRIEVLDDAAYDAATGAAAAMLNTLYAIPQVGNGEQNVRIWNSLLTNLIDQ, from the coding sequence ATGAAGATTGTGGGTAACAGCAAATATCAAAAAGCGGCAAACGGCTCTCTTATCCTTAACTATCTGAGAAAGCAGGGTGGCACCTCCAGAAGCAGAATTGCGGAGGAGCTTGGCCTCCAGCCATCCACTGTTACCTACATTATGAATAGGTTGCTGCAGGCTGGCTTGGTCCGGGAAAGTTCCGGTATCGGTGGAAACGGGAGCGGGCGTAAGGCGATCAGAATCGAACTCAACAATGATTACGGTACGGTCATAGGGCTCGATTTGCAGGCCGATTACTACAATGCCGTGGTTACCGACATAGGTGGAAGGGTTGTCGGGTCCTTCCACCGGGAATACGACGGTGAGGCAAAGACCTTTGAAAGACGCTTTGCCTCTGTGCTGAAAGAGGTTCGTGAATCCGTGCGAGGGGAAGGCCCTGTCCTCGGGGCAGGGGTCGCCATCCCGGGTGTGGTCGATCCATCCGGACCCATCATCGAAGAGTGCTGGACCCACAACCTTCAGCATCATAACCTCGGCCCTTTTCTGGAGGAGAACTTTTCCTTTCCCATTGTGGTGGAGAACGATGCAAATTGCTGTGCCTGGAAAAATCTCTGGTATGAGGGGAGCGGCGATCACGATTCTTTTATCTATCTGCTTCCGCGTTTTCATCGCAGCGAGTTGCTGCCGGAGAATTATCCTTCGGTCGGTATCGGAATGGGCCTTGTCTATAACGGCGAAATCTATCAGGGCTTTACCCATCGTGCCGGTGAATATCGGAGCCTTTTCTTCAGGCAGGAGGAGAAGGTCCCGGGACAGCTCTCGCTCTCCCTTGCAGAGATGAGGCTTGTGGCCTCCGATCGTACCGTTCGGCGGAAGCTTGTCGTCGAGCTGCTGGGGACCCTGATCCTTATTATGCATATCACCAATCCCCGGGCCCTTTTTATCGGTGGGGATCTTGCAGGAGAACAGGATCTTGTCGCAGGTGTTCTTGAAGGGGAGTTTGCCCCTCAATGGAGACGCCTCTCTGCCAATGGGGTGAGAATCGAAGTTCTTGATGATGCCGCTTATGATGCGGCGACGGGAGCCGCTGCTGCCATGCTGAATACCTTGTATGCAATTCCTCAAGTGGGCAACGGAGAGCAGAATGTGAGAATCTGGAATTCACTTTTGACAAATCTCATTGATCAATGA
- a CDS encoding copper homeostasis protein CutC — protein MDTQQILQEISIEVCLDSVESSINAQQGGADRVELCDNLFQGGTTPSIGTIRAARKAIDIGLQVIIRPRGGDFLYSDYEFEVMKEDILAAGEAGADGVVFGILTPDGLVDRDRNALLRELAGPMNATFHRAFDVVRNPFDALETIIDLGFNRILTSGQAPTVLEGVELVRELVDRAAGRIIIMPGNGITPRNMQKIIELTGAREYHVFVDRERESGMTYRPGDVYMGGLLRQPEFVNSFTDRDMVTRLRGLGSK, from the coding sequence ATGGACACACAACAGATTTTACAAGAAATTTCAATTGAGGTATGTCTGGACTCTGTCGAGTCGTCAATCAATGCACAACAGGGCGGAGCCGACAGGGTTGAGCTCTGCGACAACCTCTTTCAGGGGGGCACAACGCCCAGCATCGGTACCATTCGTGCCGCCAGAAAGGCAATCGATATTGGTCTTCAGGTCATCATCAGACCTCGCGGAGGTGATTTCCTCTACAGCGATTACGAGTTCGAGGTTATGAAAGAAGATATTCTTGCCGCCGGAGAGGCCGGGGCCGACGGTGTCGTTTTTGGGATCCTTACGCCCGACGGCCTGGTCGACAGAGATCGTAATGCACTTCTTCGGGAGCTTGCCGGTCCCATGAATGCCACATTTCACCGTGCTTTCGATGTGGTACGAAATCCCTTCGATGCTCTTGAGACCATCATCGATCTCGGCTTTAACCGCATCCTGACCAGCGGGCAGGCTCCCACGGTGCTCGAGGGGGTTGAACTGGTACGTGAACTTGTCGATCGGGCGGCGGGGCGTATCATCATCATGCCGGGCAATGGTATCACCCCTCGGAATATGCAGAAAATCATTGAGCTTACCGGTGCCCGCGAGTATCATGTTTTTGTCGATCGGGAGCGAGAGAGCGGCATGACCTACCGTCCCGGTGATGTATACATGGGCGGACTCCTCAGGCAGCCGGAATTTGTCAACAGCTTTACCGACCGGGATATGGTCACACGGCTCCGGGGTCTCGGCTCAAAATAG